AAAAACTGGGAGAAGCGCAACTTAAACTTGCCATCATTACTAGAATTAGCGATGTAAATGCGGCTTACTATGATTTGGTACAACAACAAAAGCAACTTGCTGCACTTGACACTACAATTGTAATCTCAAACCAACGATTGCAACTCGCTCAAAACAGATTCACAATTGGAAAAGCATCAAAGCTTGAGGTTTTGAATGCCCAAGTAGATTTAAACACGGATCAAGTAGCTTTGTTACGTCAGAAAGAATTGTATGCCAATGGTAAAATTGCTTTGAACCAACTTCTTGCAAGAGATGTTACCACAAACTTTACAGTTATTGATAAATTAGATGTTGATAAATTGTTACAACTAGCTGAACTAAAGGCACTGGCAGAAAAGCAAAATCCGCAATTAGAAGCTCAAATAATCAATAAGAGAGTTGCTGAATTAGAATTAAAACAAGTAAAAGCAGGACGATACCCTACTATACGAGTGAATAGTGCCTATAATTTTTCTGAAAGTCAATCTAGTTTAGGATTTGTGGCTCAAGCACAGTCTCGAGGTTTTAATTATGGTTTTACAGCATCAGTAAATATTTTTGATGGATTCAATCAAAGAAGAAACGAAAAAGTAGCTTCATTACTGGTTGAAAATGCCAAATTGAATATTGATCAACAAAATCTGATTCTCAACTCCCAATTAGCAACAACATATCAAACGTATTTAACTAACTTAGAGTTGATCACACTAGAGGAGAACAACGAGGCTATAGCCAAGCAAAATTTAAACATTACCCTTGACAAATTTAGAATAGGAACCATAACAACCCTAGAGTTTAGAACCGCACAGCTCAATTATGTTAATGCAAAAGTACGTTATAACAATGCTCAATTTCAAGGAAAACTCTCAGAAATAGCGCTTAGAGAATTGGCTGGGAATTTAGTGTTCTAAAAAATTTAAGTAGTATTATGATTTCATACAATACCAAAGATTGGTTTACATTTATTTTTAAATTCCACAAAGCAGATACGTTTAGGACACTGTTTCCTGTTATGATTGCTATTGGTATCTATTCTGGCTTTATTGGATATCTAGAAGTTGAATATTTTAAACTTAGTGACAACAGTTATGTAAAGAACATCACCATTATGCACGGTATGCTTGGTTTTGTAATTTCACTTTTACTTGTTTTTAGAACTAATACAGCTTATGATAGATGGTGGGAAGGAAGAAAATTATGGGGCTCACTCGTGAATAATAGCCGTAATTTTGCCATTAAACTTTCGGTAATGCTTAATGATAAAGAGGATCTAGAATACTTTAAAAAATGGATTCCCATGTACGCAACTGTTCTTGATGAGCATCTAAAGGATATAGAAACTAGTAAAGAATTGTTTGATGATGCAATATTTGAAATAGACCATGAAAAACACAAACCGAATCAAGTTGCTAAATTATTATTTCAAAAAATAAATGAGCTCTATAAAACAAATGTAATTTCTGGAGATCAATTGATTGTTTTAAACGATGAAGTAAAATCATTTACAGAAATATGTGGCGCTTGTGAGAGAATAAAAAATACGCCTATTCCTTATTCTTACAGTGCTTTTTTGAAAAAATTCATATTCTTTTATGTAATGACTTTACCTTTTGGATACTCTTTTAGTTTAGGGTA
This portion of the Flavobacterium sp. CECT 9288 genome encodes:
- a CDS encoding bestrophin family protein yields the protein MISYNTKDWFTFIFKFHKADTFRTLFPVMIAIGIYSGFIGYLEVEYFKLSDNSYVKNITIMHGMLGFVISLLLVFRTNTAYDRWWEGRKLWGSLVNNSRNFAIKLSVMLNDKEDLEYFKKWIPMYATVLDEHLKDIETSKELFDDAIFEIDHEKHKPNQVAKLLFQKINELYKTNVISGDQLIVLNDEVKSFTEICGACERIKNTPIPYSYSAFLKKFIFFYVMTLPFGYSFSLGYYVIPVVIFIFYVLASLELIAEEIEDPFGTDENDLPTPKIAANIKKHIEELI
- a CDS encoding TolC family protein; protein product: MKHTKILLYSFILLLFFIPKVEAQEVLTLENALKIALENNYEIKIASNNSLIQKTNVSLGNAGMLPTLTANVVDNNSIQNSSQTRQDGTKNELDNAKNNSLTYGVGLDWTIFDGMRMFARRDQLKELQKLGEAQLKLAIITRISDVNAAYYDLVQQQKQLAALDTTIVISNQRLQLAQNRFTIGKASKLEVLNAQVDLNTDQVALLRQKELYANGKIALNQLLARDVTTNFTVIDKLDVDKLLQLAELKALAEKQNPQLEAQIINKRVAELELKQVKAGRYPTIRVNSAYNFSESQSSLGFVAQAQSRGFNYGFTASVNIFDGFNQRRNEKVASLLVENAKLNIDQQNLILNSQLATTYQTYLTNLELITLEENNEAIAKQNLNITLDKFRIGTITTLEFRTAQLNYVNAKVRYNNAQFQGKLSEIALRELAGNLVF